The Lentzea guizhouensis genome contains a region encoding:
- a CDS encoding type II CAAX prenyl endopeptidase Rce1 family protein: MVAVLLPAVLLTVRWAGRQRPGSVNSVEGRVRWRWLAECGGWSLAAAGLVVVAAAVGGERWNVALWPGWATFATLAVVTVLVVPFQAAAEEYLCRGWLLQVLSSWTRVWWPAALTGTVLFVVLHEYTDPLVIMDLAVFSP; this comes from the coding sequence GTGGTCGCTGTGCTCCTGCCCGCGGTGCTGCTCACCGTGCGCTGGGCCGGGCGGCAACGGCCTGGTTCGGTGAACAGCGTCGAGGGTCGGGTGCGGTGGCGTTGGCTGGCCGAGTGCGGCGGGTGGTCGTTGGCGGCCGCCGGCCTGGTGGTCGTGGCGGCAGCGGTCGGCGGGGAGCGGTGGAACGTGGCGCTCTGGCCGGGGTGGGCCACCTTCGCCACGTTGGCCGTCGTCACCGTTCTGGTCGTTCCGTTCCAGGCCGCGGCGGAGGAGTACCTGTGCCGCGGATGGCTGCTCCAGGTGTTGTCGTCCTGGACGCGCGTCTGGTGGCCCGCGGCGTTGACGGGCACCGTGCTCTTCGTCGTGCTGCACGAGTACACCGACCCGCTGGTGATCATGGACCTGGCGGTCTTCAGCCCGTGA
- a CDS encoding GAP family protein: MSAVLLTGIAGLALLDALNPATIAGVALLLLSPLRRPVTAAALFALGAFTAVLGLGIALFFGADVAAGAIDDAMTWLRRAALLLGAVTLATAGVRRFRARTRAAVVLPGWVSIRTAVPLGVLLTGADLPNAFPYFLAVERLISAGVPAGQAVLVLAGYAVIYCLPCIVLVVAGAALRDRVRPRLDRLYARLGAEKALPANSAIALLLLVLAAGIAVLAFLW, encoded by the coding sequence ATGAGCGCCGTCCTGCTGACCGGCATCGCGGGTCTGGCGCTGCTGGACGCGCTGAATCCCGCGACGATCGCCGGAGTGGCGCTGTTGCTGCTCTCGCCACTGCGCCGACCGGTGACCGCAGCGGCCCTGTTCGCACTCGGCGCCTTCACGGCGGTGCTCGGGTTGGGCATCGCGCTCTTCTTCGGAGCTGACGTCGCGGCCGGCGCGATCGACGATGCGATGACCTGGCTGAGACGGGCGGCGCTGTTGCTGGGCGCCGTCACGCTCGCGACCGCGGGCGTACGTCGTTTCCGAGCTCGCACACGCGCCGCTGTCGTGCTGCCCGGGTGGGTCTCCATCCGGACCGCCGTTCCACTGGGAGTTCTGCTGACCGGCGCTGACCTGCCGAACGCGTTCCCCTACTTCCTCGCCGTCGAACGCCTCATCAGCGCCGGAGTTCCCGCAGGGCAGGCAGTGCTGGTCCTCGCCGGGTACGCCGTGATCTACTGCCTGCCCTGCATCGTGCTGGTGGTGGCCGGAGCCGCCCTGAGGGACCGGGTGCGCCCCCGGCTGGACCGCCTGTACGCCAGGCTCGGTGCCGAGAAGGCGCTACCGGCCAACTCGGCCATCGCCCTGCTGTTGCTCGTCCTCGCGGCCGGGATCGCCGTACTCGCGTTCCTCTGGTGA
- a CDS encoding TetR/AcrR family transcriptional regulator has protein sequence MTNARDHILDAAERLLIQGKVPPPLQAVADEAGVSKGGVLYHFTTQTLLHGVIERAVRMADERLTAAAESGSMAAEWLRLSMPDEHERRLYRAMLSMLRVSAMGDLDLPRGVDEAVHRWERMLEEELADAARAQVVRLVGDGLFLNALTGHPPSAAAVEQLIRHLGLAAGSG, from the coding sequence ATGACCAACGCTCGCGATCACATACTCGATGCCGCCGAACGGCTGCTGATCCAGGGCAAAGTGCCGCCGCCGCTGCAGGCGGTGGCTGACGAAGCCGGTGTGTCGAAGGGCGGCGTCCTCTACCACTTCACCACCCAGACGCTGCTGCACGGCGTCATCGAACGTGCCGTCAGGATGGCGGACGAGCGGCTGACCGCAGCCGCGGAGTCCGGTTCGATGGCCGCGGAATGGCTTCGGTTGTCGATGCCGGACGAACACGAACGCCGGCTGTACCGGGCGATGCTGTCCATGTTGCGGGTCAGCGCGATGGGCGACCTGGACCTCCCCCGAGGAGTCGACGAGGCCGTGCACCGCTGGGAACGGATGCTGGAAGAGGAGTTGGCTGACGCAGCACGGGCTCAGGTGGTCCGCCTGGTCGGCGACGGGCTGTTCCTCAACGCACTGACCGGGCACCCGCCCTCCGCTGCGGCCGTGGAGCAGCTCATCCGCCACCTCGGACTGGCTGCCGGCTCCGGATGA
- a CDS encoding class I SAM-dependent methyltransferase, which produces MTDLRTTTTPPAQPDVRGGWRTPDRLYRLISSPVLRMILGWDLPRHDLRVVSRRPGSVCLEVGSGGGFYTSALKTHLGSGNDLIALDPSPSAMQALQHQLDGVPGARVSYVAGDGCKLPLADDQADTLFYGYSLEEMPDPLAAVREAHRVLRPGGELVLFLWRPVFTRHRRRPVVALLDELFERRRSSAGPQNIRLVYRKS; this is translated from the coding sequence ATGACCGACCTCAGGACCACCACGACACCCCCGGCCCAGCCGGACGTCCGCGGCGGCTGGCGCACACCCGACCGCCTGTACCGGCTGATCAGCAGCCCGGTGCTGCGCATGATCCTCGGCTGGGACCTGCCCCGCCACGACCTGCGCGTGGTCAGCCGCCGCCCCGGTTCCGTCTGCCTGGAGGTCGGCAGCGGGGGCGGCTTCTACACCTCGGCCCTCAAGACCCACCTGGGCAGCGGGAACGACCTGATCGCCCTCGACCCGTCGCCGTCCGCCATGCAAGCGTTGCAGCACCAGCTGGACGGCGTGCCGGGTGCGCGAGTGTCCTATGTGGCCGGTGACGGGTGCAAGCTCCCGTTGGCCGACGACCAGGCCGACACCCTGTTCTACGGCTACAGCCTCGAGGAGATGCCCGACCCGCTGGCCGCCGTTCGCGAGGCACACCGGGTGCTCCGGCCAGGCGGGGAGCTCGTCCTGTTCCTCTGGCGTCCCGTGTTCACCCGGCACCGCCGCCGCCCGGTCGTCGCGCTGCTGGACGAGCTGTTCGAACGCCGTCGCTCCTCGGCCGGGCCGCAGAACATCCGGCTGGTCTACCGGAAGTCCTGA
- a CDS encoding MFS transporter has protein sequence MGRRWLVLAILCASLLLVSVDATVLHMALPALAEDLRPTASGQLWIIAVYSLVAAPLLLAFGTLGDRYGRRRVLVLGYVVFGLASLACALAPNVAVLIAARAALGVGGAMIMPATLSLLRQAFPDRAERQTAIGIWSGVAGSGAVLGPLLGGFLVETFSWHAAFLINVPVMVVAIPLTYWLIPESADPPDGPWDVLSAALAAVGVIGIAFAVKQTPHGGTMFVLGPVAGLLGCLLLVAFVRRQRKLAVPLLDVTLFRDRAFSVAVGSVLLVLTSLVGLGLLFAQYLQLVLALQPMPAALRLMFVMGSAVIGSVVAGPLLQRFGNRRMTVAGFAVSAVALAVCAAALTTTENLWLLGPVLAATGFGVSISLTAASDALLAAAPAEQAGAAAAVEETAYELGAGLGVTVLGSIATLVYTAALPSTAAQARDGLTEATAAASALPPEAGSQLLDLARDAFVTGLRAALVVGAVLFVLATIAAARALPKNEGTTR, from the coding sequence GTGGGCAGGCGCTGGCTCGTGCTGGCGATCTTGTGCGCCAGCCTGCTGCTGGTGTCCGTGGACGCCACCGTGCTGCACATGGCCTTGCCCGCGCTGGCGGAGGACCTGCGGCCGACCGCCAGCGGCCAGCTGTGGATCATCGCGGTGTACTCGCTGGTCGCGGCGCCGTTGCTGCTCGCGTTCGGCACGTTGGGCGACCGCTACGGCCGGCGCCGGGTCCTGGTGCTCGGCTATGTCGTGTTCGGGCTGGCCTCGCTCGCCTGTGCGTTGGCGCCCAACGTCGCCGTGCTGATCGCCGCGCGGGCCGCACTCGGCGTCGGTGGCGCGATGATCATGCCGGCGACGCTGTCGTTGCTGCGCCAGGCCTTTCCCGACCGCGCCGAACGCCAGACGGCCATCGGCATCTGGAGCGGGGTGGCCGGCTCGGGGGCGGTGCTCGGGCCGTTGCTCGGCGGCTTCCTGGTGGAGACGTTCTCCTGGCACGCCGCGTTCCTGATCAACGTGCCGGTGATGGTCGTGGCGATTCCGCTGACCTACTGGCTGATCCCGGAGTCCGCGGACCCGCCGGACGGGCCGTGGGACGTGCTCAGCGCGGCGCTGGCCGCGGTCGGCGTCATCGGGATCGCCTTCGCGGTCAAGCAGACCCCGCACGGCGGCACGATGTTCGTGCTCGGCCCGGTCGCCGGGCTGCTCGGCTGCCTGTTGCTGGTCGCGTTCGTGCGGCGGCAGCGGAAGCTCGCCGTCCCGCTGCTGGACGTGACGTTGTTCCGGGACCGCGCGTTCAGCGTCGCGGTCGGCAGTGTCCTGCTGGTCCTGACCTCGTTGGTCGGCCTGGGACTGCTGTTCGCCCAGTACCTGCAGCTCGTGCTCGCGTTGCAACCGATGCCTGCCGCGTTGCGGCTGATGTTCGTCATGGGCTCGGCGGTCATCGGCAGCGTCGTGGCCGGGCCGTTGTTGCAGCGGTTCGGGAACCGCCGGATGACGGTGGCCGGTTTCGCCGTCAGCGCGGTGGCCCTGGCGGTCTGCGCCGCGGCCCTGACGACGACCGAGAACCTGTGGCTGCTCGGACCGGTGCTGGCCGCGACCGGGTTCGGTGTCTCGATCTCGCTCACCGCCGCCTCCGACGCCCTGCTCGCCGCAGCGCCGGCCGAGCAGGCGGGTGCGGCGGCCGCGGTCGAGGAGACCGCCTACGAGCTCGGCGCCGGTCTCGGCGTCACGGTTCTCGGCAGCATCGCCACCCTGGTCTACACGGCCGCACTTCCCAGCACGGCGGCACAGGCCCGTGACGGCCTCACCGAAGCCACCGCCGCTGCCTCGGCGCTACCGCCCGAAGCGGGCTCCCAACTGCTCGACCTGGCTCGCGACGCGTTCGTGACCGGACTGCGGGCCGCGCTGGTCGTCGGCGCCGTCCTGTTCGTCCTCGCCACGATCGCCGCGGCCCGCGCCCTGCCCAAGAACGAAGGAACCACACGATGA
- a CDS encoding DUF1295 domain-containing protein, translated as MRRVWAMLPFVLVGAALVLAPATAGLAWPNLVVQGVLFTLLAAVPGHLTRHVSYVDVAWPWGLVGIGVVTLVTADGPGAVAVAVPYLAMGARMGLWSLVMTVKHGWWTPGSPKAELPRYRYQRRRWERQGFRSEAISVQYEIWLQGLANASVLAVPAFLVAADQPRLSVWAACALALWAASFVLESVADGQKRRFAARGERGTCDRGLWRYSRHPNYFFQWMQWNALVLFALPTLPARFHDTSPVVWALLVLGLFLVSWTLYVTLTKHTGARPAEYHSVRKRPDYALYQATTNMFFPGPVKTPQDEVAGRPGGSTTVG; from the coding sequence ATGCGGCGAGTCTGGGCGATGCTGCCGTTCGTCCTGGTCGGGGCCGCGTTGGTGCTGGCGCCGGCGACCGCGGGGCTCGCCTGGCCGAACCTCGTGGTGCAGGGCGTGCTGTTCACCCTGCTGGCGGCCGTCCCCGGACACCTCACGCGGCACGTGTCGTACGTCGACGTGGCCTGGCCGTGGGGACTGGTCGGCATCGGCGTGGTCACCCTGGTCACGGCCGACGGGCCCGGTGCGGTGGCCGTCGCGGTCCCCTACCTCGCCATGGGAGCGCGGATGGGGCTGTGGAGCCTGGTGATGACGGTGAAGCACGGCTGGTGGACGCCCGGCTCCCCCAAGGCCGAGCTCCCCCGGTACCGGTACCAGCGGCGGCGCTGGGAGCGGCAGGGGTTCCGCAGCGAGGCGATCTCCGTCCAGTACGAGATCTGGCTGCAGGGGCTGGCGAACGCGTCGGTGCTCGCCGTTCCCGCGTTCCTCGTCGCCGCCGACCAGCCGCGGCTGTCGGTCTGGGCCGCGTGCGCGCTGGCCCTGTGGGCCGCCTCCTTCGTGCTGGAGTCCGTGGCGGACGGTCAGAAACGGCGGTTCGCCGCACGTGGCGAGCGCGGCACCTGTGACCGGGGGCTGTGGCGCTACAGCAGGCACCCCAACTACTTCTTCCAGTGGATGCAGTGGAACGCCCTGGTCCTGTTCGCGCTGCCCACGCTGCCCGCGCGGTTCCACGACACGTCACCGGTCGTGTGGGCGCTGCTGGTGCTGGGCCTGTTCCTCGTCTCCTGGACGTTGTACGTCACGCTGACCAAGCACACCGGCGCCCGCCCCGCCGAGTACCACAGCGTGCGCAAACGCCCTGACTACGCGCTCTACCAGGCCACCACCAACATGTTCTTCCCCGGCCCGGTCAAGACCCCGCAGGACGAGGTGGCCGGTCGGCCCGGCGGCTCTACGACCGTAGGATGA
- a CDS encoding QsdR family transcriptional regulator — MLSHAAANVNLTTEPEVDPVIALALRQFLRESRIDMGDLATTAGIGRATLYRRYGDRDRVLGEVLWAITQRAWSRLWHASPERGLARVSAVLDQAMRDTVTSPALRALLERDPETALRVLTSQQGVVQHRLVTGLADLIRAERGDDPPDIPATKLAYAVVRLAESFCYSDVIAGAPPDIDTATDIIRKLLA; from the coding sequence ATGCTGTCTCACGCCGCGGCCAACGTGAACCTGACCACCGAGCCCGAGGTGGACCCGGTCATCGCCCTCGCGCTCCGGCAGTTCCTCCGCGAGAGCCGCATCGACATGGGCGACCTCGCCACGACGGCCGGCATCGGCCGTGCCACCCTCTACCGCCGCTACGGCGACCGCGACCGCGTCCTGGGCGAGGTGCTGTGGGCCATCACGCAACGGGCGTGGTCACGCCTGTGGCACGCCAGCCCCGAACGCGGCCTGGCCAGGGTGAGCGCCGTGCTCGACCAGGCGATGCGCGACACCGTCACCTCACCGGCCCTGCGCGCCCTGCTCGAACGCGACCCCGAGACGGCGCTGCGGGTGCTCACCTCCCAGCAGGGCGTGGTGCAACACCGCCTGGTGACCGGCCTGGCCGACCTCATCCGCGCCGAACGCGGCGACGACCCGCCCGACATCCCGGCGACCAAGCTGGCCTACGCCGTGGTCCGGCTCGCCGAGTCGTTCTGCTACTCCGACGTGATCGCCGGCGCGCCACCGGACATCGACACCGCCACCGACATCATCCGCAAACTCCTGGCCTAG
- a CDS encoding class I SAM-dependent methyltransferase, which translates to MTGYDALAEVYEWLISDVKLTPAEFAASFDDVLSLLPPNAHVLDCSCGTGQLAVGLAGLGMQVVATDASEAMVRRTAELSGEFGASVRTVRADWEELPDHFDDATFDMVFCVGNSLHHAVGARGRGAALESMSRLLRRGGRLVLTSRTWELVRARGSRLDISDRLVRRNGRDAVVVYRWEIAPLWEEEHHIEIAVAQVDAAGPVLVRSELLSCWPYRYDELEVELHRVGLRTEMSTFNPEAENYMVVASKV; encoded by the coding sequence GTGACGGGTTATGACGCGCTTGCCGAGGTGTACGAGTGGCTCATCTCCGATGTGAAGCTGACTCCGGCCGAGTTCGCTGCGTCGTTCGATGACGTCCTCAGTCTCCTGCCGCCCAACGCTCACGTCCTCGATTGTTCGTGCGGAACCGGGCAGTTGGCGGTTGGCCTCGCTGGTCTTGGTATGCAGGTTGTCGCAACTGACGCCAGCGAAGCGATGGTTCGTCGGACTGCGGAGTTGTCCGGGGAGTTCGGGGCATCGGTCCGGACAGTGCGGGCGGACTGGGAAGAGTTGCCCGACCATTTCGATGACGCCACCTTCGACATGGTGTTCTGCGTCGGCAACTCGCTGCACCATGCCGTGGGCGCGAGAGGCAGGGGTGCTGCTCTGGAGTCGATGTCACGGCTTCTGCGCCGTGGCGGGCGCTTGGTGCTCACTTCCCGCACGTGGGAACTCGTGAGGGCCAGAGGTTCCCGACTGGACATCAGTGACCGACTCGTCCGCCGGAACGGTCGTGATGCCGTCGTGGTCTACCGCTGGGAGATCGCACCGCTGTGGGAGGAGGAGCACCACATCGAGATTGCGGTCGCGCAAGTTGATGCGGCTGGGCCGGTTCTCGTCCGCTCGGAACTGCTGTCGTGCTGGCCCTACCGATACGACGAGCTCGAAGTGGAGTTGCACCGGGTCGGACTGCGGACGGAGATGAGCACGTTCAACCCTGAGGCCGAGAACTACATGGTGGTGGCGAGCAAGGTGTAG
- a CDS encoding ABC transporter substrate-binding protein has product MPDGSDTAALSLTNRAVRVRQSDPAQARELLGRALAEDVKYEPAWRWLAELVTDDGERRYCLDKAYAIARDPDTRRARAALGAGPTRPPAEVVLLAKPERPDASGVRKPAGRGRGWVPWAGAAAVVLMLVTGLGFALASGSRSGEPVHVALVAGMTGESATTSAHMERSLRMHTDIINEAGGINGHPVELLVYDDADQPDRARGIAEQIVRENKVMYVIGHGVSDTALAAAPIYQKAKIPAITPSATSSQITDGSDWYFRSMFGNRTQSDFLAAYGAKVLGSDTAAIVYGDNESGRSGRETFVASFRTFGAVAAELPVSYEPERSAATVDAAVQRLRTLAPGVPIVLAVREKLGLEIITKLRTAGVTAPVLGTDSLASRAFHDLLIAREQAQGLQGKLTPGLYMGTPMAQDSLSGPALAWAHEFERRYGERPLWHAATARQALNIGLHLMRDNGYGLDDNHKAEDRQRLRDALGGLKDRKNAFQALLGPLYFTENGSAQMPVSIVTSDGTKFVSAPVQLTIYEPLSEAALRADTAGGHVITIGNRHLTRRQVVATGINLNEVRDVDTRDGTYYMDFFLWLKYVGDHAASDVQFINAVKPDLKLGTPLRDVTENGVTYRLYRVADRFRSSFDFRDFPFDHQRLSAVLQNRTRTSEQVVYATDKEILNQKPDDYLRSGADASRDINQAPNWLARSARFFQQTVGSSDALGDPKAVGATSGIFYSQYAAEVVITRDVLPFLFKNLLPLALLICVTYLSLFFKPSESAAPVSMGVTAILSTAVLLNNVTSQLPSVSYTVALEWGYYAFILLAACCVLIAMVRKGLANVRRDDAERALANSARIGYPVYVLGIVCVYLASFA; this is encoded by the coding sequence GTGCCCGACGGATCTGACACCGCTGCCCTCTCGCTGACCAACCGGGCTGTGCGAGTGCGGCAGTCCGATCCCGCTCAGGCCAGGGAACTGCTCGGCCGCGCGTTGGCGGAAGACGTCAAGTACGAGCCCGCCTGGCGTTGGCTGGCCGAACTGGTCACCGACGACGGCGAACGCCGGTACTGCCTGGACAAGGCGTACGCCATCGCGCGGGATCCGGACACGCGACGGGCCCGTGCCGCGTTGGGTGCCGGGCCGACCCGTCCACCGGCCGAAGTGGTGCTCCTGGCGAAACCGGAGAGGCCGGACGCCAGCGGCGTGCGGAAACCGGCGGGCAGAGGGCGCGGGTGGGTGCCGTGGGCCGGCGCCGCGGCGGTGGTGCTCATGCTGGTGACCGGGCTGGGCTTCGCGCTGGCGTCGGGTTCGCGGTCCGGTGAACCCGTGCACGTGGCGCTGGTCGCGGGCATGACCGGCGAGTCGGCGACGACGTCGGCGCACATGGAACGCAGCCTGCGGATGCACACGGACATCATCAACGAGGCTGGCGGGATCAACGGGCATCCCGTCGAGCTGCTGGTGTACGACGACGCGGACCAGCCGGACAGGGCCCGCGGCATCGCGGAACAGATCGTCCGTGAGAACAAGGTCATGTACGTCATCGGTCATGGTGTCAGCGACACGGCCCTGGCCGCCGCGCCGATCTACCAGAAGGCCAAGATCCCGGCGATCACCCCGTCGGCGACCTCGTCGCAGATCACCGACGGCAGCGACTGGTACTTCCGCAGCATGTTCGGCAACCGCACCCAAAGCGACTTCCTCGCCGCGTACGGTGCGAAGGTCCTCGGGTCTGACACGGCCGCGATCGTGTACGGCGACAACGAGTCCGGCCGCTCTGGACGAGAGACGTTCGTCGCGTCGTTCCGCACGTTCGGTGCCGTCGCCGCGGAGCTTCCCGTGTCCTACGAACCAGAACGTTCCGCGGCCACCGTGGACGCCGCTGTCCAACGCCTGCGGACCCTTGCTCCCGGGGTGCCGATCGTGCTGGCCGTGCGGGAGAAGCTCGGCCTGGAGATCATCACGAAGCTGCGCACCGCGGGTGTCACCGCCCCGGTCCTGGGCACCGACTCCCTGGCCAGCCGTGCTTTTCACGACCTGCTCATCGCCAGGGAACAGGCGCAGGGCCTGCAGGGCAAGCTCACGCCGGGCCTCTACATGGGCACGCCGATGGCCCAGGACTCGCTGTCCGGGCCGGCGCTGGCCTGGGCGCACGAGTTCGAGCGGCGCTACGGCGAACGCCCTCTCTGGCACGCCGCGACCGCGCGCCAAGCGCTCAACATCGGTCTGCACCTCATGCGCGACAACGGCTACGGACTCGACGACAACCACAAGGCAGAGGACAGGCAGCGCCTTCGTGACGCGCTGGGGGGCTTGAAGGACCGCAAGAACGCGTTCCAGGCGTTGCTCGGCCCCTTGTACTTCACCGAGAACGGCTCCGCGCAGATGCCCGTGTCCATTGTGACCAGTGACGGCACGAAGTTCGTCTCCGCCCCCGTGCAGCTCACGATCTACGAGCCGCTGTCCGAGGCCGCGCTGCGGGCCGACACCGCCGGCGGCCACGTCATCACGATCGGCAACCGGCACCTGACCCGGCGCCAGGTCGTGGCCACCGGCATCAACCTCAACGAGGTCCGCGACGTCGACACCCGCGACGGCACCTACTACATGGACTTCTTCCTCTGGTTGAAGTACGTGGGTGATCACGCGGCGTCCGACGTGCAGTTCATCAACGCCGTGAAGCCGGACCTCAAGCTCGGCACACCACTGCGCGACGTGACCGAGAACGGCGTCACGTACCGGCTGTACCGGGTGGCCGACCGGTTCAGGTCCAGCTTCGACTTCCGCGACTTCCCCTTCGACCACCAGCGGCTCTCCGCCGTGCTGCAGAACCGGACCCGGACCAGCGAGCAGGTCGTGTACGCCACCGACAAGGAGATCCTCAACCAGAAACCCGATGACTACCTGCGCAGCGGCGCCGACGCCAGCCGCGACATCAACCAGGCGCCCAACTGGCTGGCCAGGTCGGCACGCTTCTTCCAGCAGACCGTCGGCAGCAGCGACGCCCTCGGCGACCCCAAAGCGGTGGGCGCGACATCGGGGATCTTCTACAGCCAGTACGCCGCGGAGGTCGTCATCACGCGCGACGTCCTGCCGTTCCTGTTCAAGAACCTGCTCCCGCTGGCACTGCTGATCTGCGTCACCTACCTGTCGCTGTTTTTCAAACCCTCCGAAAGCGCTGCGCCCGTGTCCATGGGCGTGACCGCGATCCTCAGCACCGCCGTCCTGCTCAACAACGTCACCTCACAACTGCCGTCGGTCAGCTACACCGTCGCACTGGAGTGGGGCTACTACGCCTTCATCCTGCTGGCCGCGTGTTGCGTGCTGATCGCTATGGTGCGCAAGGGTTTGGCGAACGTCAGGCGCGACGACGCGGAACGCGCACTCGCGAACAGCGCCCGCATCGGCTATCCCGTGTACGTCCTCGGCATCGTGTGCGTCTACCTGGCGTCCTTCGCCTGA